One Bremerella alba genomic window, GCCATGCGTATCGTAAATGCCCCATGCATTGGCTCGGAATGACTTGGCCGGTGCAGTAAACACGAAGCCATCCCCGGTCGCCAGTTCCAGACCCACCGTGCGCTGGCGTAGAACGTCTTCTGGGTGCAGCGCATACAAACTTGCATCGGCCACGTTGCCCACCTCGTAAACGCTATCGGGCTTGTCGCCGCTGAAGTAAGAACTGCGTGTGCCGGCGCGACAAGCGTATTCCCACTCGGCTTCGGTAGGTAAGCGGTATGTCACTCCTTCTTGCTCACTAAGCCATCGACAAAATGCCTGGGCGTCGTGCCAACTGATGCAGGTTACCGGATGCTTGTCGGATTGTTCAAAGCCAGGGTTTCGCCAATTAGCGCCTTGGATCAGTGAGAATCGATTGAGCGGATCTTCTGCGTTTGGCCGAAACCCCCAGGCCTCGCCTGTCTTTTCTGCGTCGGTTTGGTAGCCTGTGGCCTCTACAAAGACGCGAAACTGCGAAACGGTAACCTCCGTTTCACCAATCGAAAAGTCCCGGGGTAGCCGTACTGGAAAAGAGGGCCTTTCGACGTAGTCATGGATCTCGCGCTGATAGGCGCTCCCTTTATGCTCCAGCTTCAAGCGGTGCTCGTCGAGCATGCCCATCTCGAATTCGCCTTGCGAAAGAGGGACCATTGTCATGCCAATGGAGTTGTGTGATGCCACTGTCTCTTTGCCATGCAAACACGCAAGCCAGCTAACGACTTGTAGGAGGATGAAGCTAACGACTAATGCTCGATTTGCCATTTAACTAACCAACGCTTGAACAGGGCCTGTGCTATCTTGAAACAGATTTCCGACGTCGACGCCAACCCGGTCTAGCATTGTGTGCCACACAGATGCAAGCGGGATCTCGGAGGTTAGCTTTAGATGGCCGTGATGCTTGATGCCTAGCGCGGACCCTCCGCTAACGATCGTCGGCAAGTCGTTCTTGCTATGCTCGAAACCCATGCCGCTAGATAACCCCAGTACCGTTCGATCGAGAAGTGTTCCGTCCGCTTCCTGGATCGACGCCAGGCGATCCAGGAAGTAGGCCCAGTGGTTCATATAAATTGCATCGACGCGAGCTAACTCCTCCAGGCTTTGCGGGTCATTGCCGTGATGCGACAGCGCGTGATACCCCTTGGATACGTTGAACTCAGGATAAACTCCTCCGGCGAGTTCTTTTCGCACGACGTACGATATAACTCGCGTCGAGTCGGTTTGAAATGCCAACGCAATCAGATCGTACATCAACTTGGCATAGTCGTCGTATAGATATTCGCCGTTTCCTTCGGGGCCTGCCATTTTACTCTGGTAAGTTCCGTGAAGGTCATCCGTTTCCACGGGCGGTTTCGGCGTGTCGGCCCATTCGACTCTACGAGCCAGCGACTTTTCAAGCTCTCGAACCGAAGTGTAGTATTGATCCAATTGCTCGCGGTCGGTCTTGCCAAGACTGCTTGCTAATTGCTTAGCATCATCTCGAACAAGATCGAGAATGGAATGACGGCGGCGAAACTCGTTCTTTTCCTCTGCTTTTTGCGTTTGTGTGTCAGGTCGAAAGAGTTTGTCAAAAAGCACTTTTGGGTCGTTCTCGGCTGCCAGTGGCACGCCCTGTTCGTTCCAGGAGATCGTCGCGAGTGCCTGGCTTCCGTAATTTGTTCCGCGATCGACCGACAACTGAAGCGATGAGAAGCGGGTATCGGAACCAATCGTTTGTGCGGCAAGCTGGTCGGGGCTTTGCCGTTGCCGTTCCCCTTTCGCGATGGAAGTACTGAAAGGGTATGCACCGTCATGGCCTCCGCCCTCTTTAAGGAACGTTCCGTTGATTGCCGTAAATTGTCCGCGGTGTTTATCAAGCGGCTTCAAGATACGTGAGGCCTGGTAATCAAGTCCCTGCTGATCTGGCCAGAACTGACGCATGTTCATGCCTGTCCCGAGGTAAAACATGCCCATGCGCG contains:
- a CDS encoding formylglycine-generating enzyme family protein, whose product is MASHNSIGMTMVPLSQGEFEMGMLDEHRLKLEHKGSAYQREIHDYVERPSFPVRLPRDFSIGETEVTVSQFRVFVEATGYQTDAEKTGEAWGFRPNAEDPLNRFSLIQGANWRNPGFEQSDKHPVTCISWHDAQAFCRWLSEQEGVTYRLPTEAEWEYACRAGTRSSYFSGDKPDSVYEVGNVADASLYALHPEDVLRQRTVGLELATGDGFVFTAPAKSFRANAWGIYDTHGNVWEWCHDKYSDRYYDDMLTQARQNGSRTKPEPIVNPQGPEDTPKHQHGDWRSLRGGSWYVAPLQCRSSVRAFAEAHDAFSYIGFRVVRQEK
- a CDS encoding DUF1552 domain-containing protein → MPSPKKTWISRRTFLRGTGVVMALPYLEAMMPSSVLAAPMPKAPARMGMFYLGTGMNMRQFWPDQQGLDYQASRILKPLDKHRGQFTAINGTFLKEGGGHDGAYPFSTSIAKGERQRQSPDQLAAQTIGSDTRFSSLQLSVDRGTNYGSQALATISWNEQGVPLAAENDPKVLFDKLFRPDTQTQKAEEKNEFRRRHSILDLVRDDAKQLASSLGKTDREQLDQYYTSVRELEKSLARRVEWADTPKPPVETDDLHGTYQSKMAGPEGNGEYLYDDYAKLMYDLIALAFQTDSTRVISYVVRKELAGGVYPEFNVSKGYHALSHHGNDPQSLEELARVDAIYMNHWAYFLDRLASIQEADGTLLDRTVLGLSSGMGFEHSKNDLPTIVSGGSALGIKHHGHLKLTSEIPLASVWHTMLDRVGVDVGNLFQDSTGPVQALVS